A window of Bacteroidia bacterium genomic DNA:
CTTATTTGTTGCTAATAGTCCTGGAACTATAGACGCAAATTATCGAGAGGAAGTCGGCATTATTTTAAAAAACATTGGAAATGAAGTAATAACAATTGAAGCAAACATGAGAATTGCTCAATTAGTTCTAGCACCTGTTGTTAAACTAAGTTGGGTAGAAGTTAAAAACATAAATGATTTTCCAAGCGATAGACAAGGTGGGTTCGGTTCTTCGGGAGAAAAATAATGGCTAAACTCAACATATCTGACATTCGTATAGAAATGTCAATTAAAAGTTGGGTGCTATTAAGTACAACATACAAAAATCTTGATGGTGAATTAGAAATGCTTTGTCCAGAAGGACACAAAGTTTTTATGTCACTAAAACAATGGAGAAGAAAAGCAGAGTGTCCGACTTGTTCAGCTAATGTCTATAATACATTAAAAGAAATTGCAGTCGTCCAAAAGAAAACTGGTGTTTCTAGAATACTAGCATTAGATGATAGTACCACAACTACGGGGTGGTCAGTTTTCGACAATGAAGAGTTAGTTGGTTACGGGAAAATAGAGATGACACAAAAAAATCCTACTGAACGTATTTCTGCTTTGCGCCAATGGTTATTAAGTATGTTAATTAAATGGCACCCAGATACAGTATCAATA
This region includes:
- a CDS encoding crossover junction endodeoxyribonuclease RuvC → MAKLNISDIRIEMSIKSWVLLSTTYKNLDGELEMLCPEGHKVFMSLKQWRRKAECPTCSANVYNTLKEIAVVQKKTGVSRILALDDSTTTTGWSVFDNEELVGYGKIEMTQKNPTERISALRQWLLSMLIKWHPDTVSIEDIQKQENVQIFKILAQLQGVLENTLFENKYHYTVDHVASWRSFCGVKGKSRSELKRNAQEKVKEWYDVTVTQDEADAICLGRYASNEYRINNNFAQWD